One window from the genome of Eleginops maclovinus isolate JMC-PN-2008 ecotype Puerto Natales chromosome 15, JC_Emac_rtc_rv5, whole genome shotgun sequence encodes:
- the atp5mj gene encoding ATP synthase subunit ATP5MPL, mitochondrial → MAGSVFASFLSRMSPYYTKAYQEVWVGVGLYTFAYSRLAFGGKKAEAAKPAH, encoded by the exons ATGGCTGGGAGCGTATTTGCAAGCTTTTTGTCCAGGATGAGCCCTTATTACACTAAGGCCTACCAAGAGGTCTGGGTGGGAGTTGGCCTCTACACATTCGCATACTCCAGACTTGCTTTTGGAG GCAAAAAGGCTGAGGCTGCAA AGCCTGCCCATTAA